Proteins found in one Sorghum bicolor cultivar BTx623 chromosome 1, Sorghum_bicolor_NCBIv3, whole genome shotgun sequence genomic segment:
- the LOC8054356 gene encoding zinc finger MYM-type protein 1 isoform X1 yields the protein MGYTLQIYEGKGDGASNMRGEFNGLEKLIRDENPYAFYVHCFAHQLQLVVVSISRCCSSIEDFFEYVTLIVNNTTSSCKRKDVLLDKQRENLLGKLGSGEISSGRGKNQATSLARPGDTRWGSHYKTLLRIESMWDSVIEVLQIVHEDERNPSRAGGLVQIMESFSFVVIMKMMLQILRITNELSLVLQRKDQNIVQAMSLVVDVKTRLMNLRNDGWESLLQEATKFCSENDIPVPNMNESVTRFGRSRKGGKNKITADHYFRVDTFYAAIDAITIEFEHRFNEVSSELLVCFSCLDPRDSFSKFDVHKLARLTEIYSDDFSYSEKKGIKDQLVTFILHVRRIEEFRDCHDLAILAAKIVELERHALFPSVYRLIELAFILPVATATVERVFSAMKIIKTELRNKMSDAWLNHLMVCYIEREIFKGIDLEKIKETFQNKKDRQMQLPKKPKHN from the coding sequence ATGGGCTACACATTGCAAATCTACGAGGGCAAGGGTGATGGTGCTTCTAATATGAGAGGAGAATTTAATGGCCTTGAGAAGCTTATTCGTGATGAGAACCCATATGCTTTTTATGTCCATTGCTTTGCTCATCAATTACAGTTGGTAGTTGTTTCTATCTCAAGATGTTGTTCATCTATTGAGGATTTCTTTGAATATGTGACCCTGATTGTGAATAACACAACATCATCTTGCAAGAGGAAGGATGTATTGCTAGATAAGCAACGTGAAAATCTTTTAGGTAAGTTGGGCAGTGGAGAGATTTCCTCAGGCAGAGGGAAAAATCAAGCAACATCCTTGGCTAGACCTGGAGATACAAGATGGGGTTCTCATTATAAGACATTACTTCGTATTGAATCAATGTGGGATTCAGTAATTGAAGTTCTACAAATTGTGCATGAAGATGAGCGTAATCCAAGTAGGGCAGGAGGTTTAGTGCAAATCATGGAGTCATTTAGCTTTGTGGTCATCATGAAGATGATGTTGCAAATCCTTCGCATCACAAATGAGCTCTCTCTTGTCTTGCAAAGGAAGGATCAAAATATTGTTCAAGCCATGTCTTTGGTTGTTGATGTGAAAACACGTTTGATGAATTTAAGGAATGATGGTTGGGAGTCACTGTTACAGGAAGCCACAAAATTCTGCAGTGAAAATGATATCCCAGTACCAAATATGAATGAATCAGTGACAAGATTTGGAAGATCAAGAAAAGGGGGCAAGAACAAGATCACTGCTGACCATTATTTTCGTGTTGATACCTTCTATGCTGCTATAGATGCTATTACCATAGAGTTTGAACATCGGTTTAATGAGGTATCTTCAGAGTTGCTTGTTTGTTTTTCTTGTCTTGACCCGAGAGATTCATTCTCTAAATTTGATGTGCACAAGCTAGCTCGACTTACTGAGATATATTCTGATGATTTCTCCTATTCTGAAAAGAAGGGTATAAAAGATCAACTAGTGACATTTATTCTTCATGTGAGAAGAATTGAGGAGTTTAGAGATTGTCATGATCTAGCAATCCTAGCTGCAAAAATAGTTGAACTTGAGAGACATGCTCTTTTCCCATCGGTCTATCGTCTAATTGAGTTGGCATTTATACTACCGGTAGCGACGGCAACAGTTGAAAGGGTCTTTTCAGCTATGAAGATTATCAAAACAGAATTGCGCAACAAGATGTCTGACGCTTGGCTCAATCACTTAATGGTGTGCTATATTGAGCGAGAAATATTCAAAGGAATTGATCTTGAGAAGATAAAAGAAACATTTCAAAACAAGAAAGATAGGCAAATGCAATTGCCTAAGAAGCCTAAGCATAACTGA
- the LOC8054356 gene encoding actin-depolymerizing factor 5 isoform X2, whose amino-acid sequence MAMAYKMATEGMDVKEECQRWFMEMKWKKVHRFVVFKIDERSRAVLVDKVGGPGEGYEELVAALPGDDCRYAVFDFDFVTVDNCQKSKIFFIAWQLCFYFLQPNEQGNLHGISLGKVTGGVEDQGQDPVRDVEARPAAATGRGPLRGAGHRPLRDGLRRHQRPRAMRPALRSALLLPVRVRV is encoded by the exons ATGGCGATGGCTTACAAGATG GCGACGGAGGGTATGGACGTGAAGGAGGAGTGCCAGCGCTGGTTCATGGAGATGAAGTGGAAGAAGGTGCACCGCTTCGTGGTGTTCAAGATCGACGAGCGGTCGCGCGCCGTGCTGGTGGACAAGGTGGGCGGCCCCGGGGAAGGGTACGAGGAGCTCGTCGCCGCGCTGCCCGGCGACGACTGCCGCTACGCCGTCTTCGACTTCGACTTCGTCACCGTCGACAACTGCCAGAAGAGCAAGATCTTCTTCATCGCCTG GCAGCTGTGTTTTTACTTTCtgcagccaaacgaacaaggcaACCTCCACGGAATTTCGTTAGGAAAG GTCACCGGCGGCGTCGAGGATCAGGGCCAAGATCCTGTACGCGACGTCGAAGCAAGGCCTGCGGCGGCTACTGGACGGGGTCCACTACGAGGTGCAGGCCACCGACCCCTCCGAGATGGGCTTCGACGTCATCAGAGGCCGCGCGCAATGAGGCCCGCGCTGCGCTCTGCTCTACTACTACCTGTGCGTGTGCGTGTGTGA
- the LOC8054356 gene encoding actin-depolymerizing factor 5 isoform X3 — protein MAMAYKMATEGMDVKEECQRWFMEMKWKKVHRFVVFKIDERSRAVLVDKVGGPGEGYEELVAALPGDDCRYAVFDFDFVTVDNCQKSKIFFIAWSPAASRIRAKILYATSKQGLRRLLDGVHYEVQATDPSEMGFDVIRGRAQ, from the exons ATGGCGATGGCTTACAAGATG GCGACGGAGGGTATGGACGTGAAGGAGGAGTGCCAGCGCTGGTTCATGGAGATGAAGTGGAAGAAGGTGCACCGCTTCGTGGTGTTCAAGATCGACGAGCGGTCGCGCGCCGTGCTGGTGGACAAGGTGGGCGGCCCCGGGGAAGGGTACGAGGAGCTCGTCGCCGCGCTGCCCGGCGACGACTGCCGCTACGCCGTCTTCGACTTCGACTTCGTCACCGTCGACAACTGCCAGAAGAGCAAGATCTTCTTCATCGCCTG GTCACCGGCGGCGTCGAGGATCAGGGCCAAGATCCTGTACGCGACGTCGAAGCAAGGCCTGCGGCGGCTACTGGACGGGGTCCACTACGAGGTGCAGGCCACCGACCCCTCCGAGATGGGCTTCGACGTCATCAGAGGCCGCGCGCAATGA